A portion of the Pseudomonas sp. GR 6-02 genome contains these proteins:
- a CDS encoding OprD family porin, whose protein sequence is MNKSTLALAVAVGVLAQQAGAAGFIEDSKATLGLRNFYINTDNRDSDAGTAKVKANGVQSKNEEWGQGFDLRFTSGYTQGTVGFGIDAIGLLGVRLDTGGGTNGATSTSYGGTVFPSESNGKAVDNFSSLGLTAKAKISQTELKLGTLQPKLPVIVTNDGRLLPQTFQGGQITSNEIKDLTLVGGQIEHAKGRNSSNNEELSIAGANAHTAAGRDSNKFIYGGGDYKITKDLTAQYYYGNLEDFYKQHFLGLVHNWSIGPGVLKSDFRYFNSRNDGANGHDSAYFTTGDYGTGITKGKVDNNLYSGLFLYSVAGHTFGGGYQVSNGNSDFPWLNQGDGSSAYLTTDSQIAKFARAGERTWQARYAFDFAKVGVPGLTAGMVYLRGDNIDTTGKVGAAQTSVNATGRSEWERDLTLAYVVQEGPLKNLGLTWKNAMWRNDIPGQRDQDENRLIVSYSIPLL, encoded by the coding sequence ATGAACAAGTCCACCTTGGCCCTGGCTGTGGCCGTAGGGGTTTTGGCGCAGCAGGCAGGCGCCGCCGGTTTCATCGAAGACAGCAAGGCTACATTGGGGCTGCGTAACTTCTACATCAACACCGATAACCGCGATTCCGACGCGGGTACCGCCAAGGTCAAGGCCAACGGCGTTCAAAGCAAGAACGAAGAATGGGGCCAAGGTTTCGATCTGCGCTTCACTTCCGGCTACACCCAAGGCACTGTCGGCTTCGGTATCGATGCCATCGGCCTGTTGGGCGTGCGTCTGGACACCGGTGGCGGTACTAACGGCGCCACTTCGACTTCTTACGGCGGCACTGTTTTCCCAAGTGAGTCCAACGGCAAAGCGGTTGATAACTTCTCCAGCCTGGGCCTGACTGCCAAAGCCAAGATTTCCCAGACCGAATTGAAGTTGGGTACCCTGCAGCCAAAACTGCCGGTGATCGTGACCAACGACGGTCGTCTGCTGCCGCAAACCTTCCAGGGCGGTCAGATCACCTCGAACGAAATCAAAGACCTGACACTGGTTGGCGGTCAGATCGAGCACGCCAAGGGGCGTAACTCCAGCAACAACGAAGAGTTGTCGATCGCTGGTGCCAACGCTCACACTGCTGCCGGTCGTGACAGCAACAAGTTCATCTATGGCGGTGGCGACTACAAAATCACCAAGGACCTGACCGCCCAGTACTACTACGGCAACCTGGAAGATTTCTACAAGCAGCACTTCCTGGGTCTGGTTCACAACTGGTCGATTGGTCCAGGTGTGCTGAAGTCTGACTTCCGTTACTTCAACAGCCGTAACGATGGCGCCAACGGCCATGACTCTGCCTATTTCACTACAGGTGACTACGGAACCGGCATTACCAAAGGTAAAGTCGACAATAACCTGTATAGCGGTCTTTTCCTGTACTCGGTTGCCGGTCACACCTTCGGCGGCGGTTACCAGGTCAGCAATGGTAATAGCGACTTCCCTTGGCTGAACCAGGGTGATGGCTCGTCGGCTTACCTGACTACCGACAGCCAGATCGCCAAGTTTGCCCGTGCTGGCGAACGTACCTGGCAAGCTCGCTACGCGTTCGATTTTGCCAAAGTCGGCGTCCCAGGCCTGACTGCGGGCATGGTTTATCTGCGTGGCGATAACATCGACACAACCGGTAAAGTGGGGGCAGCTCAGACTAGCGTCAACGCTACTGGCCGTTCCGAGTGGGAACGCGACCTGACCCTGGCGTACGTAGTACAAGAAGGTCCGTTGAAAAACCTGGGCCTCACCTGGAAAAACGCCATGTGGCGCAACGACATCCCAGGTCAGCGCGACCAGGACGAAAACCGTCTGATCGTCAGCTACTCGATCCCGCTGTTGTAA